A portion of the Salvelinus fontinalis isolate EN_2023a chromosome 32, ASM2944872v1, whole genome shotgun sequence genome contains these proteins:
- the LOC129831124 gene encoding krev interaction trapped protein 1-like isoform X3: MDPGTKHLPLQLDPGLPDWPPPGGKDNSKPIYNPGSPSFYCLQDIMRVCSETSTHFSSITSKMLLALDKWLAEKHTMPHAIAALFRPAPVDRVKTNVSNPAYTSEGKPSDGDLHMGYTALEIKSKMLSLEKADMCIQNPLYGSDLQYTNRVDKVIINPYFGLGAPDYSKIQIPTREKWQHGSNNVTEEKEHQWVDDFPLHRSACEGDTELLTKLLESGFSVKQLDSDHWAPIHYACWYGKVEATKLLLEKGNCNPNLLNGQLSSLLHFAAGGGHSEIVQLLLQHPEIDRHIEDQQKRSPLQICEENKQNEWEETVKLLQQANNKPYEKVRIYRMDGSYRSVELKHGNNTSVQQIMEGMRLSKDTQQYFTIWICSENLNLQLKPYHKPLQHLRIWTEIVTDLTVLDPQRENPQLFLRRDVRLPLDIEKKIEDPLSILILFDEARHCLLKGFFPSPDSKLITLASLLLQIIYGNYESKKHKQGFLNEENLKSIVPISKVKSKAHHWTSKILHEYKCFSMSEGVSKEMHHLQRLFLQNCWDIPTYGAAFFTGQVFTKASSSNHKVIRVFVGVNTKGMHLMNMETKVLLISLEYGSFMWQLGHADQYFQIHSLENKMNFIVHTKQAGLIVKLLMKLSGQMTPNDRSLTDKYAYG; the protein is encoded by the exons atggaccctgggactaaacacctccctctgcaactggatcctggacttcctgactggccgcccccaggtggtaaag ATAATAGCAAGCCTATCTACAACCCTGGGAGCCCAAGTTTTTACTGCCTCCAGGATATCATGCGTGTGTGTAGCGAGACCAGCACTCATTTCTCCTCCATCACCTCAAAGATGCTCCTGGCCTTGGACAA GTGGCTGGCAGAGAAGCACACCATGCCTCACGCCATTGCAGCTCTGTTCCGGCCCGCACCGGtggaccgagtcaagaccaacgTGAGTAACCCTGCATACACCAGCGAGGGCAAACCCAGTGATGGGGATTTGCACATGGGCTACACCGCCTTGGAGATCAAGAGCAAGATGCTGTCACTGGAGAAGGCCGACATGTGCATTCAGAACCCTCTCTACGGCTCAGACCTGCAGTATACCAACCGG GTGGACAAAGTTATCATCAACCCTTACTTTGGCCTTGGTGCTCCGGATTACTCTAAAATCCAGATCCCTACGAGAGAAAAGTGGCAGCACGGCTCTAACAATGTGACGGAGGAAAA GGAGCACCAGTGGGTGGATGACTTCCCCCTACACCGCAGTGCCTGTGAAGGTGACACAGAGCTGCTCACAAAGCTCCTGGAAAGTGGCTTCTCAGTCAAACAGCTGGACAGTGACCACTGGGCCCCCATCCACTACGCCTGCTG GTATGGTAAAGTGGAGGCGACAAAGCTACTGCTGGAGAAGGGAAACTGTAACCCCAACTTGCTGAATGGCCAACTGAGCTCCCTGCTGCACTTTGCAGCTGGAGGGGGCCACTCAGAGATAGTACAGCTTCTGCTCCAGCATCCTGAGATAGACCGG CACATAGAGGATCAGCAAAAGAGATCGCCCCTGCAAATCTGTGAAGAGAACAAGCAAAACGAATGGGAGGAGACAGTGAAACTCCTACAGCAAGCCAATAACAAACCA TACGAGAAGGTGCGTATTTACCGCATGGACGGCTCGTACCGCTCGGTGGAGCTGAAGCACGGCAACAACACATCAGTGCAGCAGATCATGGAGGGCATGCGGCTTTCCAAGGACACCCAGCAGTACTTCACCATCTGGATCTGCTCCGAGAACCTCA ACCTGCAGCTGAAGCCCTACCACAAGCCCCTGCAGCACCTGCGTATCTGGACAGAGATTGTCACTGACCTCACTGTCCTGGACCCCCAGAGGGAGAACCCACAGCTCTTCCTCCGTAGAGATGTCCGTCTGCCCCTCGACATTGAGAAAAAG ATTGAGGACCCCCTGTCCATCCTGATCCTGTTTGATGAAGCCAGACACTGCCTCCTCAAGGGCTTCTTCCCCTCCCCGGACAGCAAGCTGATCACCCTGGCCAGCCTTCTGCTGCAGATCATCTACGGAAACTATGAGAGCAAGAAGCACAAGCAGGGCTTCCTTAA TGAGGAAAACCTGAAATCTATTGTCCCAATATCCAAGGTGAAAAGCAAAGCACATCATTGGACAAGCAAGATTCTTCATGAGTATAAG TGCTTCAGTATGAGTGAGGGTGTGAGCAAAGAGATGCACCACCTCCAGAGGCTCTTCCTGCAGAACTGCTGGGACATCCCGACCTATGGTGCCGCCTTCTTCACGGGCCAGGTCTTCACCAAGGCTAGCTCCAGCAACCACAAAGTCATCCGCGTCTTCGTGGGTGTCAACACCAAGGGCATGCACCTCATGAACATGGAGACCAAG GTACTTCTTATCAGTCTGGAGTATGGCTCTTTCATGTGGCAGCTAGGGCACGCTGATCAGTACTTTCAGATTCACAGTCTGGAAAATAAGATGAATTTCATTGTGCACACCAAACAG GCTGGCCTTATTGTTAAACTGTTAATGAAGTTGAGTGGACAGATGACTCCGAATGACAGAAGTTTAACAGACAAGTATGCATATGGTTGA